The Synechococcus sp. PCC 7335 nucleotide sequence TAATTTCCCAATCACCAGCATCGTGATTAAATGTCCACAGTAGACCTTTTTCTCCAGGTGATAGGCCATCTAGGTTAGGAAACTGGATGGGAGCAGGCACATCGAAATTCGTTGCGCCTCCATTTTCCTCACGATTAAACCCATTTTCTCCACCAGCTTGTATCGAAATCACTAGCTGTGGATCTACGTTCGGTGGCAATGGAGCAGGTAGGCGGTTAGGGTTAACAGGTACTATCATTGCCTGCGTCGCCTCATTACCCTGATCATCCTGAGCAGAGCCTGCCACAAACGTTACTTGAGTTCTCTGCCATACATCTGGGTCAACATCAGGGAACTCCTGTTCTAGAAATGCTTGTGCGTTAGGTCCAAATCCAACATTTACATCTTCAGCACTAGATAGCGCTGTAATATCTTCTCTCGACATCGTTGGGAGATAAACGCTAAAAGTCTCACCATCCATTGATAGTTCCGTAGCTTCTCCAGGCAGGCTGTGGAAGGCTTTGCCCAAGCTTGCATAGCGAACCCCTTCAGGCACATCCTCGACCTTAGAACCATCAATGTATACGTAAAAATCTGGTGCAGGAACATCTTCTAAAATGAAGTACCCGCTTTCATCCGTCACCGCCACCACTTCTGGCAGCGCGTCAAGCCGAATCTCTACCCCTTCTAACGGAATATCCGAACCGTCTGGATTCTTGTTATAAGAATCAAACACATATCCAAAAACGTCAGTATCTGGAATTCGGGTGATTGGTAACGTTCTAAAATCAGCCGTTAGCACCCCGCCTGGAACACCGTTATTGTCCGCATCTATCGCGACACCATCCCGACCGATAATTTGACTTCCATCTACCCGAATCCGCACTTCAGTGCTGGGATTCCACGGCTCGTCGGGGAAGAAAGTAGCAAATTTCTCGGTAGAGCTAACCACCAATCGGCCCGAAACCTCTTGACCTAGCGCGATCACTTTTATTGCATCCTTGGTCACTGTTGAAGGATCAACTGGCTGGTCGAAGCGAATGATCGCTTCACGGGTCAGCGTTACCATCTCCTCTCCATCTGTAGGAGAAATCTCAACTGTATTCAACGACGAGGCAATATCTAATGACAAGGAGAAAGCATTTCCCGCAGTATCTGTTACCGCTGGAGCAACCGTTATTTCATACCCCTCAGCACCAATCGATTCTTCTAGATTTATGCGAATGCTGTTAGTACCAATCGTTTCAACAGAACTGACCGCAATTGTTTGCCCATTTCGAGGTCCCGTCGTTATAGCTACCGTATAGTTTTGAGCATTCAGCGATGTATCAATTATTTGCTCTGAGAAAGTGAGTTCTACAAAAGCATCTCCTGGACTAACTGCACTTCCAAAAGAAACAAACGGCCTCACTGTATCTAACGTAAATGCTGTTTCCACAACTGCTGATTCATTACCAGAAGCATCCACAGCTTGCAACTTCAGAATCAACGGCCCATCTGAAAGAGGCTGACCATTGATCGCTTCTAAGACATCTTCCGTCAGCGTGAAGCTTCCATCTGGCTGGAGCGTATCTGTAATATCAAAAGATGGAGAATCTTCAAAGCCTGCCCTTAGAGCAATAATTTCATCATCATCAGTCACACTACCCTGGATGACCGGAGCTGCCGTAATGCTATCTGTAGTACTCACACCGGTATCATTGGATAGCGCTGCTACAACCACAGGAATAGCCGTGTCACTGACAACGCGGGTGATACTTACAGACGCCGTGGCCAAATTACCTGCCTGATCAGTCGTTGTGACCGTAAAGGAATTCTCACCCAAGGCCACAGAAACATCCGAGAAAACAAACTGTCCTGTTTCATCAGCAAGCGCTGTAGTATCAGGGCCGCTCAGGGTGACGTTTGTTGCGGGCTCTGTCTGGCCTATCAAAGTCACCGAGGCACTTGTTGTTTCATCATCCCCTACAGGCTCGCTGTCCGAATCAGGCGACAGGCTGAGAGTCAGTGGCGCTGAAGCTGTATCTAACGTGAAGCTGATAGAGAATTGACCAACATTCCCGGACGCATCTTCGGCCTCTAAACTTAGGGTGTAAGCTCCATCAACTAACGCTGCACCCAAAATATCTTCTAATTGAGCCTGGTCTAGACCAAAACCGTCGTCTGATTCCAGCTGAGGCAAGGTATCTACAAAGCTATCGCTTCCATCAAAGCGAGCGCCAAACCGGACGATAGCATCTGTATCTCTTACGCTACCTTGCAGTTCTGGCACACGGGTTATACCGTCGCTACTGCCAACACCCGTATCATCTGTCAACTCAATAGAAATGACAGGCGCATTCGCATCGGTAGGAATGCGAGAGATCGTCCTAGATATCGTCGCAACGTTTCCAGCGACATCAGTTGCAGCAACTGTAAAGACATTTTCGCCAAGTACTAGCGCAACATCAGCAAAAGAAAACTGACCGCTGCCATCAGCATTCAATGTCAGCCCAGATTCGACTAACTCTATTTGGGCATTCGGCTCTGTCTGTCCAGCAAGAGTAACGGCTTCAAACGTTGTTTGCTGGTCGCCAACTACACCAGAATCAAAACCAGTTCCCAATTCAAGGGTCAATGAGCTAAAGCTAGTATCTAAAGTAAATGCTAGATCAAACGCACTAGATTCATTGCTTGATGGATCCGTTGCCAGTAGCGTTAGGGATTGTGGTCCATCTGTGAGGGGCGCACCGTTAATCGCCTCCAGAATCGACCTGTCCAAGACAAAGCGATCGCCTTGGAGTGCAGAACTAACATCAACGAAGTCTTCGATAGCCTGAGAACTGAATCCAGCAATTAAAGAAGCAACACCGTCACTATTGCTCACAGCACCTTCGATAGTGGGATCAAAGGTTATGCCATCTAGCGCGCTAGTACCAGTATCGTTCACCAAACTAGCTATAATAGCCAGTGGGGGCTGTACCAGAGGAGTAATAAAATCACTTGATGATAGATTTATCCTCCCCTCCACAATGGCTAATGTTTCGCTGCCAAATTGGATTAGTGTATCTTTGCCTACTATCTGAAAATCTATATCTTCGAATGTCAGGCCGCCAAGCAGGAGAATGCGATCCCCGCCGTTTCCGAAATCAGTAATCGTATCTGTTCCATATCCTGGTGCTAGTACAAAGATGTCAGCGCCTGTACCACCCGAATAATCGTCACCCGTTAGGATGTCGTCTCCTTCACCTCCGAAGAAGACATCATCGCCATGATCCCCCCACAGCGCGTCTTGCCCTTTATTACCGAGCAGCCAGTCATTTCCTGCCTTCCCGCCAAGGCGATCGTCCCCGTCCCCCCCAAACAGCAGGTCATCGCCACCAATGGTGCCACCAGAGCTCTGAGAATTGGAATCACCGCGGATGACATCTTGACCAAGATTTCCCATCAAGAGATCATTGCCCAGGAATCCAGCCACAACATCATCCCCGCCCCTGCCTAGAATGGCCAGATCTAGGTTGCTGGTACCCACGAGAGTTTCATTCTCATCAGAGCCCTCCAGCGATGGATTTTGAACAAGACTCTCTAAGAAAGCAGAACCTATAGCGTTTCCCAGATTGTTATCAAAACTGGTGAGAAGTGCCTGGTCGGGAAAGATAGTCTGAGGCGCAGTCTGAAAAAGAGCGACTGGGAAAGCGCTAAGTTCTGAAGAAGACATAGTTCAGGTCAATAGGAGATTAAATAGAACAACGCATACGAAACAAGAGGGCCTCAAGACGAAGAATGAGGTCAACTGTTCTGGTCAGATATGGACAGAAGATTACTGAGTATCTAAGTTGCCTAGTTTCGGCAGGCAACTTAGATACTCTTCTATACTGACTTTGAGAGAGAGATTAGTCCTCAACAACTTAATTGCTTTAAGATTGCTTAAAGTCAATTGAGTATTGAGGATAGCGCTAATTAATAAAGACAATTTGATGCACGCGGTGCGATAATATCATCGCCATTCTGTAAAATTACTGTGTAGTAGATACATTTAGCTAAAGTTAACAGAAAAGACGGATTCAGCTTCTAAATGCATCCAAATTCGCTATTTCTACGAAGCAACGGAAAGGTTTAACAAATCTTTTATTGAGGTTTTCATAACACCAGTCTTTTACACTTTGTGTTAGAAGCTTTACTAAGGCCAGGCGCCTACAACTTTATAAGAGCTTGACCAAAGTCTCACAAGGTACGCTTGCTATCTTGTTCTTTCTCACGCTTATTATTACTTCATAAATCACGTAAGCTCTGTGGCTTTTTCCAGCTTCAGCCAAGGAGCAAAAGCAATAAGCTGCTGAAACCAATGAGCGTAGATACCGAAATTCTGGTGCATCCTTAAATAATTCTGAACTAACAGGTAAGAATCTAGTATTTCTTCAATTAATGACTAACCCTCAGCTCGTTCTCAACCCTAGAACTCAATTTGTCACGGTTGAAGACGCCTCTCCGACTGTTTCAGTTCGATGGGATCGCGTCGTACAGAATGCCGTCATCAATACGGGCGTCGGGCCTACAATTGCGTCGCGTGCCTATGCCATCATGCATACGGCCATGTATGATGCCTGGTCTGCATACAGCACTGATGCCGTTTCTACCCAAACTGGCGATAGTCTACAAAGACCTGCTTCAGAACATACTGATGCCAACAAGACTGAAGCCATGAGCTTTGCCGCCTATAGAGTCCTCTTAGAACTATTCCCGGAGGCGGAAACCAGTCTTCTGTTTGACAACCTGATGACTGAGTTAGGCTTTAACACTGGCAACAAAACTGTCGACCCTAGTACTGCTGCTGGTATTGGCAACCTCTCTGCTGAAGCTTTAATGGCATTTCGCCGTACGGATGGGTCAAACCAGATCAATGGATACGAAGACACTACTGGCTACGAGCCTGTCAATAAAGACGTAGATAGTATTCAGAACCTCGAAAAATGGACACCAGAAACGATCCCTATTCCTAGTGCTGGATCATCTGCAAACACTTCGAGTCGTATGCAGATGTTCCTGACTCCGCAATGGTCGGTTGTGACACCCTTTGCGCTAGAGTCATCTAGTGCTCTTAGACCTGAAGCTCCCGAACCATTCTTGCTAGTCGATGCCTTCGTCGATTTGGAGTCTAGGACAATCACCTTAGCAGGTGAGCGCGAGGCTAGAGTCATCACTGCTGACATGGTGGGTAAGGCGGGTGAGCCGGGTAAGTTCATTAATCAGCGCTTTATAGATCAAGCTGAGCGTGTTGTACGAGCTAGCGCAGCACTGACGGATATACAAAAGCTGATTGCAGAATTTTGGGAAGATGCAGGGGGAACCTCCTTCCCACCCGGCACTTGGCATACCTTTGGTGAGTATGTTTCTGCTAGAGATAGTCATAGCCTAGATGAAGATGCGCTGATGTTCCTTAGCCTTAGTAATGCCATCTTTGATGCCGGTGTCGCAACCTGGGAAGCAAAAGTCTTCTATAACTATGTTCGTCCGATTAGAGCTATCAGAGAACTTGGCATGCTAGGACTGCTAAACGATGGCACAGTAGGTAAAGACGAAATCACGGGTGAAGAGGGCTTTGTAATTGAAGCCTGGGGTGGGAGTGCTCAAGGAACAAGAACGATTCTAGCCAACAATTTCCTTACCTATCAGACACCTGACGGAGATCCTTCTCCACCCTTTGCAGAATATACCTCCGGTCACAGTTCTTTCAGCGCAGCGGGGGCAGAGATTCTAAAGCGATTCACTGGCGAAGATGATTTTGGAAGTTCGATCACCTTTGATATCGGAACTTCTCGCTTCGAGAATTTGTTCACTCCTAAAGAAGAGATTACGTTAAGTTGGGATACATTTACAGAAGCTGCTGACGAGGCAGGACTCTCTCGCATCTATGGTGGAATTCACTTTGAAGACGGCGATCTAAACGGTCGGGCGCTGGGTAGACAGGTTGCTGAGAGTGCCTGGAATAAAGTTCAAGACCTTGCGAATGGCGCAGATGTTGTTACCCTCGACTTCACAGCAGATGAGTTCAGTGCTGACTCAGAAGTGGGCTGCTTTGTCGTAGATGATACAAATGGCACTATGGATGGCCTTTCTCCCGATGATGCAGGCTACCTTGCTGTAGCGATGGCTCGTTCTTCTGTTTTGTTCTCTGCGCTTCCTGAAGATGCCGATGTAGAAGCTCGTTTCGAGGCTATCAGCACGCGCTCTTTTTTGCAGGGCAGCTATGTTAGGTTTTTCTCGATTAGTGCTGGAACGGTTGATACGTTTCTGCATACTGGCAGCGGACAGGTGTCACTGTCTGGCATCGAACGGATTGATGAAACGAGTAGGCTAGAGCTAACGCTAGCTGATCTCAACATGACGGCTTCGCTAGCAGAGTCGACAGGAATAGGGACCGGTTTGCAGGGCAGTGCCTCAGCAGAGGTCCTTGACCTGACGAAGTTAGAGGCTGCTACGGAGGCTACCTTTACGGTTCAAAGAGAAGCTGCTTTTAACAACGTGGTGGGATTCTATCTCATCGACGACCTGACAGGGAGAGTCATAGACTCCGAGGGTAATGTTTTCGACCCAGAGAACACAACAGACTATGTCCAAGCTGCCCTTGCGAACCGGATCACCGAGCTCTCACTGTCTTCTTTGAATAATGGAGTCAGCACATTTTCCACGACGCTAGAGGCAGGTCAGATTTTGGCTCCTTTCATAGTGGTAGACGGCACGATTGACGAACTGATAGATGAGGATGCCAGTAACGATCCTGCTATCTACACTCCATTCTTAGGCGCAAACTTAGACAGTGCTGACCATGTTCGTCTGTTCGGTAACAACACCTTTGGTTTTGAAGATTTAGTCAGTGGAGGAGATCAGGACTTTGATGATCTTATTGTTCAGGTAGATTTTCTTTAGTAAGAAAGGCTTAGAGAACAAAAAAGGGAGCGTAGAGATCGATGCCTTATCTGAGATCTTGCACCAATCTCAGTAAGGGTTGCGTTGAGGTCCAAAATCTGAAAGAAAGGGCGTAGTAAAACTAAGAAGACGGTCATCAAAACCATGCTTCGACACGCCCCAGGGCTAGTGTATAGCCTAATTTCTCTGATGCCCAGCGTCTATCAAAAAGCCAGTCTCAAAGCCGTTCTAGGGGTACTGCAAGCGTAGCTGTCACGACCCCTAGTACACTACTGATTTTCAGTCTCAAAAATGACTGTAACCCGCATCTTCTCGTTGAATAGTTGCCATCCGCGCAGCTAGCTTAATAATACAAACGAACTAAATTGTCCCATTCCGCTGCTTCGCTACTTTGGGCCACATACGGCCTTCCATAAAAAGAATATACGCGACAACGGCTTAAGAATATTTATTCAACTAAATCAGGAGTGC carries:
- a CDS encoding DUF6851 domain-containing protein, which codes for MTNPQLVLNPRTQFVTVEDASPTVSVRWDRVVQNAVINTGVGPTIASRAYAIMHTAMYDAWSAYSTDAVSTQTGDSLQRPASEHTDANKTEAMSFAAYRVLLELFPEAETSLLFDNLMTELGFNTGNKTVDPSTAAGIGNLSAEALMAFRRTDGSNQINGYEDTTGYEPVNKDVDSIQNLEKWTPETIPIPSAGSSANTSSRMQMFLTPQWSVVTPFALESSSALRPEAPEPFLLVDAFVDLESRTITLAGEREARVITADMVGKAGEPGKFINQRFIDQAERVVRASAALTDIQKLIAEFWEDAGGTSFPPGTWHTFGEYVSARDSHSLDEDALMFLSLSNAIFDAGVATWEAKVFYNYVRPIRAIRELGMLGLLNDGTVGKDEITGEEGFVIEAWGGSAQGTRTILANNFLTYQTPDGDPSPPFAEYTSGHSSFSAAGAEILKRFTGEDDFGSSITFDIGTSRFENLFTPKEEITLSWDTFTEAADEAGLSRIYGGIHFEDGDLNGRALGRQVAESAWNKVQDLANGADVVTLDFTADEFSADSEVGCFVVDDTNGTMDGLSPDDAGYLAVAMARSSVLFSALPEDADVEARFEAISTRSFLQGSYVRFFSISAGTVDTFLHTGSGQVSLSGIERIDETSRLELTLADLNMTASLAESTGIGTGLQGSASAEVLDLTKLEAATEATFTVQREAAFNNVVGFYLIDDLTGRVIDSEGNVFDPENTTDYVQAALANRITELSLSSLNNGVSTFSTTLEAGQILAPFIVVDGTIDELIDEDASNDPAIYTPFLGANLDSADHVRLFGNNTFGFEDLVSGGDQDFDDLIVQVDFL